In Cyclopterus lumpus isolate fCycLum1 chromosome 2, fCycLum1.pri, whole genome shotgun sequence, the genomic stretch TTGGGGGGGGCGGTTTCTCTGCTCCAATCCGAACGGCCCCCGAAAAACTAAACTCAAAACAGAGAATCTCGGtgacagcaaaaaaaagtaattgatCTATTGCACGCGCTTGCAGAAGTGGtgggatagggggggggggggggggggggggggggggggggggtatatggGGGTCTCCGTTATGCACGACTCTAAATTCCCATCTGCACCATCAGCTCACGTCTCGCATCATAAAtaagccccccccacccctccccccctatTGGCTGTTAGAAGGCACCTGCAATGTCTACAAACAACCAGATTCATTCAAAGCGGTTTTGATTCTCACTGTATGGCCttcgtaaaaaataaaaaataaagtacgCCTCTGAATTTAGGCAGCAAGAACAGCATACTTAGCATTATTCCTAAAACACCGGAGACTGCACTAGCTGCATGCTAAGTTCCTGGTTGGCAACAGCCATGGATTCAAGTAACAAGACGCCGACAGCATCTCCTCTCGCACGGGGAACACGACAGTTCAGCCGGGCATTAAAACTGTGTTCTTCACTCGATACTTAAAAAAGGTGGACTCAAAAAATCAGAGCGCATATTCAACTGGAAGGTCGCGAGCTTGGCATTCGTCTgcctgcgggggggggggtgggggggggggggtttaaaatGTGGACAGTTAAGAAACAGCAGATTAAGAAGACGCGTCCCCAAGACTGTTAAAACAAGTTCAACTTTAAGAGTCGATGTGTGGAGTGACATTTAAACTAGGCAAATCCTTCAGATTTGATTGTCATATGCAATGTTATCTTCAACTTATCGTCCCGTTGCTGATTTCCACCCATCTTGCTCCTGCTTAGTGaacagcagcccccccccccccccccccccccccccccccccccccccccccccccccccccccccccccaaaacacacagttCTGGTCAACAATCCAGAAAGTTCAGCCTCAAGTTGACTGCAAGTTGAACAATAGCGACGACACATGACAGCTGAACCTCACGGAGTCACCGCTCGgctgtttttggtttgttttggggggggggggggcatttacGTTTTCTAACTGTCCGTCAAAGTGGCCCCCCTCCCTTTCGGGGCGACCAGGGGTTTAGCGAGATATATAGTAAAGCACTGTCTGCTTGAATCCTCAGTCCTCCAGCATTACTCGGCTTGAaactcttgaaaaaaaaaataataattatgtaaaAAGCCAACTAGTTCTCTCCCTCCCAACTGTACTCGATTGGCCTGAACACCACCTCCGATTAAGAAGTAGTctaaaaaactaataataatcatagatgacggaaaaataaaaataaaaaatcagagTTGTAACATAACTAAAGCCTGCTGTAGAATTGTATATCTATTTGCTTGGCATTTTTAACTCCttgaccaaaaaacaacaacacttgcatatgttttattgtcttgGTCCAGCCTTGTCATTTGTCAAAGCCAGTGGGCAATTTGAGAGAAGGGGGGCAACAATTGGTAAATAAATTGCCATTATCGGTTTATAGATTAGCGTAAACATTTCCGTAAAATAATACCTCTAAAAAGAATAATTCTGCCGACCCCCCCCAGTGTTCAAATTGCCCGCCGAGCTCAGCTGACCAGACGTCGAGTGATCAAAacgtgatttatttatttactttcttcTACACAACAAGTGTCGTCTCACTTGTAaaattcacacttttttttttttttttcctaactGGAGattcttctcttttgtttttaaagaagagTTTTTAACTATTTACATTGAATCTACATTTTTCACTTCACCAAAAGCTAttcatgtaaaacaaaaacaaaattaaagaCCCTGATGGaaattaacacttttttttttttccttccccccccccaccaggtAGCAACAAGAGCACTTTCTGGGCTCGTCCTGCTGCTAATTAACacagcggggagggggggggggggattggacCTCGACCACCTCGAATATACAGTGGCGTTCCTTTTAAAAAGTTCAATAAAGGGACAGACGTCCACAGCAGAGCCGGGCGCTCGATACCCAACATCACACGCCTTTCATCACTTCTCCCGCGCCACTTTTCCACGACtcccgtctttttttttttttttttaaaagaatacatttatttaaaactcACGCCAGCTGCGTCGCATCGCCCGACAAACCACGTGGAGACGTCTGCCGGGGCGAAGAGCGAGAACAGTCGTCATTTTAAGCAGAAAGCTCCATTTGTTGCGAGAGAGAAGTGTTTAATTTGTACTAAAGAAAAGACGGCGTGCAGGTGTCTCTGCTGTGAAAGCTTTTCTTTAATCCCTGACCTCAACAGATCTTTAGGACCTAACAAATAAACTGGAATGACTTATTTTAGAGAAGACTCTTCATGTAACTCTCCAGGATAGAGTGAGcgagaaactttttttttttgaactctttttttttgttgtgtatcCCCCCTTGAAAGAAGCTTTTGGCAAACAAGGGGCATCAATGTTTGTGGTGGAAGCGGAGCCCGTTTCCCAAAAGCATGGTTGCACTAAGAGTCGGCCGAGCAGCCGCAGGTTACAtttaataacttgttttttCCAGCAGCAGCTATGTGGCGGTTTTCATCATTTCTACaagccccaaaaaaagaaaagaaaaattgcAGCGTTGCTCACATTACTGCTGGATGCGGTCACGATACTCTTTTCCCATTTCATAGCACAGTTAACTGCGACAGAAGACTTCTGCCACGTGTGCGTCTTACAATGTAAAAAGTTAAACTAAAATCTAACGTGACCCGACAATTGGTGACAAGATGCCTTTGAGAAACTCAAGCTCAAACCAGAGCTGCAGATGTGACATATAGGTCAATAAGTAGGACTCGGTTTCCCAAAAGCAGAAAAACCACTGTTGTCCTCTCTGCATAGTAAAAGCAAAGAAGttcgttttgtttttaaacccaTTTTAGTCACTCTGGATGAGGGTTTATCAAAAGAATCCATCAATATGGCTCCAGTGGTAAATTGCTTTTGGGAACAGCTCATCGGAGACCTGACAAATTTGAACTCCAATAGACAGACAAGGAATTGTTTTGAGTTTCCTCATCGCGgtttgtgtttagttttttttttttttttttgccaaggTTTGATTTAGTTCAAGCCTAGTTTGTTTCCttccaaatataaataaagaaaaacatgtttaaacccATACatgacattaaatacattttttttttgtcacagtagGCCAATACTTGTAGCCACGTACCTATTATGGCAATTAAAACAACGGAAATAAGAGACAAAGTTCAAATTCTTAAAGGCACAGTACAGAAACAAATGATCCTCCATTATGTTTTgtttcaaacaaagaaaacgcTGTTTGCTAGCATCGTTGCTAATGGGCGACAACGTCTGCTGGCGCCCCACTGGctgggtgtctgtgtgtccctCCTTCCCATGTCTCTGGTAGACATCTTTCTCAGATCTCGGGGGGGAAATCAAGACTTCATTgtcgtttaaaaaataaaataaaaacattttctgtttctgtggcTGCTTTTAAGCATCTTTATCGCGTGAATGAAGGAAACTTCAGCCGGTTCCCGTTTTTTTGGGGAATTTTAAATGCAGACATATTTTTGCTCAGATTTGACATCTTGCCCATCTCTgcgcgatatatatatattttagaaaagGATTTGGCCGGCGATTTACAACATGGCCATGCGTTACATACAAAGATGACATGTGAAGGTACACAGGACGCCTGGCTGGCTTTGGGTGAatgcagacaaaaacacaatgaagcCAAAACTCAAAtctaaagtgaaaaaaaaaaaaaaaaggatctccCCCTGCTCTTCTACAGCGTTTTTTGTCAGTCTAACTCACTGTAAATATTAAATGTCCATCTAATATTAGGGGGTTAAAGTCGATTTGGTTATTTTTCTGCAAGCACAGGAGGGGAAATAGttcaaaatgtcctcactgaCAGTTAAAGGATGATGCTAGCTGGTGTTGAAAAGTAACCAACTAAAATTGAAGTATCCCTTTATAATGCGGCCTATTGTAAGAGGTGACATTTACTGGAAATTaagaaatcaaaaaaaaaaaaaaggaagaaaagatggGGAGACGTAAAAGACGAaggaggaaatggagagaaCGAGAAAAGGAATAGAATTAAAAGATCCGAGTGCTTAGGGATGGAAAGAGGGCTATATAAATGAGTATAAATAGTTTAATAACATGCACGTGGGTTCTTGGGGTTAatgaaggggaggaggtggatggGGTGCAGACAACAGTGTGTAGAAAGGAAGGAGGATGAGTGAGACGAGAGAAGGATGAGtcaagggaggaaggaggaaccTAGTTGCCCCACCAGTCAACTTGAGAGTGTGCGTAGTTTCCTCCGTAGGCGTCGGTGGTGTAGAAGTTACCGAAACCACCTGAGTGGGAGGAAAACGGGAGAAAACTCAGTCAACAAAAAGAGAACCCGGTGGACCAAAAGTCACAAGAACCCTCCAGTTAATTCATCCTCACCTCCTCCGAACCCGCGGGTCCCTCCATGTGCTGCCTGGTTGCGACCTCCGCGTCCTCCAAACCCTCCGGCGGTGCCGCCGGCGGCCGTCTGACGATAATCACGCGCTCCAAAACCACCGGAGAACCTGGTGGAGAAATCAAACGCGCGGTGAACTTTCACTGCATTTGGGACCaaagcattaaaagaaaaataaataagaggaGACGGCGCGTGCGCGTCTTACCTCTTGGAGCGTCCTCGGTTGCTGCTCTTATGCTGGTGTTCATAGGCCAGGCTCTCAAGCCATGAGGGAACTTCCTGTTTGGCCTCTACCAGGATGTCCAGCAGGTCTTTAGTGATGTTCCCATTTTTATCGTTGAAGAACGATGTGGCCAGTCCTACAGGTAAAAAAGTAGTAGTACATCTCAATTTCTACACTCAGCCCGTATCATGTAACACACTTGATTTGGGCCTGATGCCACCGACTTACCCAGGTTTCCGACTCGTCCTGTACGTCCGATACGGTGGACATACTCCTCTATGTCGCTGGGCAGGTCGAAGTTAATCACATGCTTCACATTGGAGATGTCCAGACCGCGAGCCGCTACCTGAATTGTACAAacgaggaaaaaagaaaaaaagagcagcacGTTTAATAGCGTTCATTCAGAAATGCGATCGGTGCGTCTCACAGGATGTTATGTCACTCACCGCCGTGGCCACCAGAATGGGGCATTTCCCTGATCTGAACTGGCTCAGGGCCTCCTCTCGGTCCCTCTGGGAGCGGTCGCCGTGGATACTGGTGCAGGCGTAGCCCTCCcgatacaggaagtcctccaAGGCGTCGGCGCCCTTCTTGGTCTCCACGAATACCAGAGTCAACGAGTCCTTACCTGGTGAACCGAAAGAAGAGACACCGCGAGTTAAGCACTAGTGGACAATCGTTGAATTTAGAACAGTGGCGCCGATTTAAACTTGACGAGAATTAAGTGGCTGCAGAgtttttcctgttttaaaaCCTCAGATTTTGAATAccggagagaagaagaaagtcaCCAAAATCTTTTGTCTGAACCCCAGATGTAAACACGGCAACATGGAGGCTTCAGACTTCCCGTTCCACTATCCGATAAGATTGTGGCGCCAGAAACAACCAATTCATTGTTACACTCAACAAAAACAGTGACGTCAGCTTTCAAGTGGCTTTGTGACATTTTGATACAACTCGATGCGACGCAATCCTTTTGTAtcaaaaaaaggtttttgacACAAAAGTcacaataaataacatttgGATTCCTGCATCtagcaaacaaaatgtaacatttgaGAGGAAATTTACCAACTAactgtcaattaaaaaaaagaaagagagctgCAGGTACAGAATATGTTGCATcactgttaataataataataaatgtgataTTAAAATCACATCAGCTACATCTTGATAACATGCACCCAACTTATCTTAAAAGATCACATTACATTTGTCTATTAAGTGAATAGTGCAACAGGCAGCAGTGaggataaaaaataataataataataattacaagaAACAATAGCTAACAGTATCAGCAGCACTGTGCTGTTGTGACTTGAGCCACTGATGGAGAGAGTTTGGTCGCAGCTCTTCCTCCGTCAACATTACTTCCTGATTGTGAAGCGAAGGCCATCGGCCCACATTTGTGTCCGGCTGTCAGCTGTGGAGACGACAACACAACCAGACTCTCTCCATCGAGGCTCTGGGTCCGACACGACGACACCACAGCAACATACGCCacgaaaaaataaaataagtacaAGCATGTtcgattttaaaaaaaggctgcgCAAACTGGACCCatgaaatggtaaaaaaaaaaaaaaaaaggagtctcCATCGACAGAGAAGAACATCAAAAGGGGCAagcaaaattatttaaaatatgaaatgacaaTTACAAGTTTTCCCATTGAGGATCTTACCAGGTTTCTCTATGTTGTCTCCAGTATTGTCCTGTACCTCGCTGGGGATGACTTGGGATAAAACCACATCAAACCACCAACATGTCAACTGCACTCAATCAGCAGGAGAAAACCAACTCTGTATGTTTGATGTTCCTGATGTTCCCTCACTTCACAAAATGTGTTGCGCTGGGATAGGAGGACGACAATATGATAGCGGCAAaaggattgtgtgtgtatatgtgtgttagCAGTAGCTCTAAACCGATGAATATGTCGTGGTTCTGCAGTGTTAGGACACATCTGAAGGCAATGAGCCGTCACCGTTATGCGACTGTCTCACCTGTGGCACTGAGCAGGTCCAACAGGAAGGACCTCTTGTCGCTCTCCTCCACCCACACCACTTTCTGAGTGATGTTCTCTGAGGTGGAACCCACTCTGCCCACCGCCAGGAAGATGTACTCCTCCAGGAAATCCCTGGCTAGGATCTGGAAGtagagcattaaaaaaaaggtgcttaTTAATACATGTTCAGCACCTCAGCTGCCTCTGCATTGCTTTACCCTTTTATCAACACCCTTGCCCTGTCGAGAGCAAATTAAAAAGTTTTTAACCTACAAttgtacttatttattatttgatgcACAGCGAATGTACCTGGATCTCTTTAGGAAAGGTTGCGCTGAACATCATGGTTTGTCGGATGCCCTTGTGCGGCATGGTGTCCTGTTCAACGATGCGTCTTATCTGTGGTTCGAATCCCATGTCCAACATGCGATCGGCCTCGTCCAGGACCAGGTAGCTTAagtgaagaggaaaataaagcTAAAACTCGAATGTGATCACATGAAAATGCCTCTCAGATGACCAGCGACTGAATTAAATCCAACCGGTCCATTAAATGAATCCCCAACTCTTACTTGCAGAAGTCCAGTCCAATCTTTcccctctccatcatgtccaccaGTCTTCCAGGTGTGGCGACCAGCAGGTGGCACCCTCTCTCCAGATCTCTTATCTGCTGGCCGATGTCGGCTCCTCCGTACACCACACAGGGACGCACTCTGGAGCGGTAGGAAAACTGCAGACAAAGACGAACCGGTTGAAGAAACGCatcgataaaaaaaaagacgtttttGTCCACATTTCATGCCGATGGGATCGTATACCTTCCTGGCCTCATCGTATATCTGCAGTGCCAGTTCTCTGGTTGGAGCCAACACCAGTGAGATGGGGAAGTGCTTACGGCGCCCATACTTTCCATTGTCCTGTAATGACAACACAACATTTCAATGACAAATTTATGAGCTTGTTTGTGCAGTTAAAGTCAAGGGGGAGAACATGGGTTCAGCTGGCTATGATTAACTCAAATATGAGCAGTAGATCCCTCCGAGAGGCGACGATGTGAAtctaaaaagacaaaactaaatgtttttatgCCGCTTGCTTTTGTAAAAATACTTATTTGTCCCCCACATAATAGCTAATTGAAGACAACATACTCTGAAGAAAAGCTTTTCTTTAACGGTTTAGTGAAATAAGTGAGGGGCAATAAACTGAGAAAACATCTCTGAAACGGATGAAAAGATCGCTCTTCGAAGTCGTTCTGCTCGTTTTCAGCGttaatttatgtttattttagaaGCTCGAGGAAATAAAGTgcattgtttgttgttatttttgacCTGTCCAGATGCTTTGGCCGCGTTGAGAGCTTCTCCTGGTCCATCATTGTAAATCTGGCTGAGAATCGGCAGCAGGAACGCTGCAGTCTTCCCAGAACCTACGGACACACAAAAACCAACCTCATCCTATCTCCTCGGGTATTCGGCACAATTTCACAGGATTAATATATTGCTTTGTTTAGTTTCTAGAGCAACGGTGTACAGTGCGTTGTTCCTACCCGTCTGTGCGCATGCCATGAGGTCTCGCTTGGACTTGACAATAGGAATGGCATATTTCTGGACAGGGGTCGGTCTGGTGTAGCGACTCAGGGCAATGTTACCCATGACAATCTCTCCCATGTCCACATCTTGGAACTTCAGAGcacaaaatataacatttagaaaaaaaagagcagtggAAAGAAGTCATACaactattaatatatatttaaaaaagtaatattgtTGTATCCCTAGTTAAGAGCAGCTTACACTGTCGATGTGGTGAGGGCAGTTCTGTCCTGTGGCCTCAACGGGAATGTCATCGTATTTCTCAAAGTTAATCCCAGTGTTGCTGCCGGCGAACAATTCACTAGGAGAAAAAGATGATTTACAAAAACGGATTAAAAACTGAAGACAAATCgatttataatacatttaaaaaaaaaatacaacatgcaAGAGGGTAAGAAGGAAGTCCTCACATAAAGCtggaattaattaattgagAACATATTTCTGatagtaaaagtaaaaagactCACTTTTCAAGGCGTTCGTTACGTGGTGTTGGTTTAGACcagtctccctcctctctggacTCTTCCACCCAGCGGCTGTTTCcgccgccacctcctcctcctccacctccaccaccgccacctcctcctcctccaccaccaccgaATCCACCATGCTCAAACCTGAGCACAACACAGAGACAAGGTGTGATGCTGCGATGATGTTCACCAAATTCTACACTTCTCTAGAAAACTTAGTAAGTATTAAGCGTTCTTGAAAAGGCCACGTCGCCTCACACTGCAGGCATTGGTACTTGCTCCCCCTGCTTGCCAGGGGCAGGAAACAGCCTTCGGTCAACTATGATGTACATAAAAAGGCACGCTCCACGCTTCTTTATATCAAAAAGCAAAGCGTTTCACCAGGACagcgtaacacacacacacacacaggatcacTGGAGGTTAACGTTTTGCAGGGACAGAAGTTGCTCGGCTTGTCTCGTCTCCTTACCTCCCTCTGTTAGCATTGCCTCTGTCGTTGAAGAATGCAGACTTGCCACGGTTGTTCGGAAAACTGCCGTAGGTTTCTTTCGCTGTGTTCCAGCCGCCGGCATCTGACAGACAATACACAAAACTATTAGAAGGCACTTTTATTCATATAGTATTATTACAACAGCATTAAACAGGCCGTGGGGACAACTACAGCAGGTCTTTGGAGAGCAGATCTCACATCATAGCTTCTATGGTGTGAGATCTGctctgcacacaacaacaaaaactacaatatttGTGCAGGAAAATCAAACCCCACCTTTATTTTCGTAGCCACCAAAAACCATTGGCTGTGCTGGGTTGATGGGGTTGAAGACACCGCCCCTGTTGCCTCGGTAACCCCCTCCGACGCCACCTCTGCCCCGCTCCATGCGAGGCGGGCCACGGTTAAACGTGTTGCCGCCAGCCATGCGGTTGTCATGGTAGCCATTAACAAAGTTGTTGCGCCCCCCGTCCCAACCATCTGCAGGGGGAGAAAGGGCCAACAATTAACTAAAcaatgaaaattaaattaatcttGGTATCCAAGAACATTACTCATCACTGCTGTGAATGCAGATTACTTAATAACCCTTTCTTCACTTCACTGAGGAGATAAACCAGAAAGCGTACCGATGAGCGGTGCTTAAGTAAGAAATGCGACATGTGCAGTAATGAGaactaaataaaaagcaaatgtATGATTAGTTGAAGTTCAGAGGGGAACTTACAGTTGGCTGCGGGCGCTATGGTATAGCCACCCTGTCGAGCGGCAGCGAAGGCATTTCCTGCTGGACAGGAGCAGAGTTTCAGTTGTGGTTTTCATGTGGAAACCAATGCAGTTAATAAAAAAGATACCCTAGGGAGTTTGACCCCTGGTAGCATTATGGAGCCCCATTTTGTTTGTTCCGTGCACGCACACGTCAACACACCAGCATGCGGGCGACGCGATTCACATCCTGCCTCACGGTGATCAGCTGATGACGGCAGTAATGCATTTGTGCAAAGAAACGTAGCGGTGCACCAGCAAAGGCACGTAGGAAGGCgactgctagctagctagctagctagctaacacaGATGTAAACAATGCAAAAAATAGCCAGAATAAATGTGTTAGGAGGAAGGACATGGACTCAAAGATTCACACAATGTATTTTGGTGATCAAAACTGACTGTAAACTAGAACACTCCACAGAACAGCTTAAACTTGACGCGACACACCATTTCTGGAAGCGTTTTTGTTCCGTAAATGTGGAGGAACATTTCGCCCTGCAGACAGCGAGACAGTGTCCAAAATCCTTTATTGAattagactttaaaaaaaggactcGATTTTAAATGAATAGCTTTTCAAGTACCTCCAACATTCATCGATCTGTGGTGCACATCTGAAGTTAGGAATcatggaaatgtttttcttgtgtcAATGTCACATTTAAACTGTACTGAATTGCTATTATCAGTGAACAGGTCAGTTTTACACCATATACAttgttgtaaaagaaaaaagtaaatagaACATATTCCCTTGGTTGCATTTTGTGTCCTTCCCAATTTATTCTCTGGAGTACTTCCTTGTCTGCAGCCTTATTACCATAGTTATTAAGAGTGGAGGTCAAATGTTCAGGTTTGTgagtatttataaaataatgtgaAGTTCTGGCGGATGCTTACGGTTAGCGCCTCCACCTTGTCCATCTGCCGCACTCAAGTCTAGGACAGCGAGctggagaaacagacacaaagagtcagAAAAAAACGTTCATTCATTCCCATTCAGCAGAACAAAGTAGTCAAGAGAATGATTCTTCCTGCAGCAGGTGAGATTAAAAACCTGCTTCCTCTTTTAAATAGAAAGCAAACAATTGATTGTTTTACTATCAGAATAAGCAATGTGAAAGCTTTGATTTCACACAGCACCGGGGCAACTCTGCAGACTAGCTCGAACACCATTTGAACCTCATCCTGCAGAAATGCTATTATGGTGACGTCAGCAAAGTGCAAACAGCTGGTCCGCAACACTTCACAACAAAAGGATCGCAAGTGATGAGAGGAAAAATATTTGATGTCGGGGCACTTTTTCTGAGCAGAGAAACAACAAcgtatattattaaaataatgctTTTATTGCCAGAAACTGCATTTCAGTCTTGGGGTGGCATGGTGCAAATCTGCAGCAATTAACTCAGCTAAGAGGGATTGATTTCTCCATAAAACCTTCTTTATTacagcttgttttgtttttttttgcatcctagctgaagaaaacatgttttttgtgtttacatgttgtgCATTGGTGGACGCTCTCGTAGACATTTTGATATGCAGGACTTCCCAACATCTCcattgagaacacacacacacacacacctttctgttGCCATCCGACTGTCTGACCACTCAGACACAGCTTACGTGAGACTACTTTGCTAGTGACGCAGAcgaaattagttttttttttccaagcgAGACGCAGTCAAGACAAACTAAGCAACAGACTGCGTGTGATCTGAAACACGGCGGGCTGAACTGTCACACGCCGCATTGTGTGCGCGTGTCCGGCCCGCTAGCTCCATCTCTGCACCTCCATTTTATTATTGAATCAAGCTGCAAGACAAAACGCAGTGAAGATAACAGTCGACGGGGTGCGTTTCATATGGCTACACGGGGAAGCCTGCAGAGCCACCCGGGCGGGGTCACCGCCGTCACGTCTCACGTTACAGCTTTTTATACACAACATTTTGACGTCGCGAACGCAGCTACAATCCaacggattaaaaaaaaaaaaaaaaaaaaaaaagcggaaGAAACTGTTCGTTATCCACACCGCACGGCACGGTCCCCGCTCCGCAGCCGCTCGTGGACGCAAGGGCGAGCAATTGAAGCGCACCCAGCGCCAGCTAGCACGGTAGCAGCTCGTTAGCAGCGCTTTTTAAGCTAGCCGGTAACATTTATCCCCGGGAGTTATAACACATTTCACCAGCTGACGCTACAAGAGACATTAAACGGAAGAGGCTTACCTGCTGCTCTAGACCGTGGACATTTTCGACGGCCACATGACTCATAACTATAGAATATGGAGGAAAAATGTTGTCGTTGAAAAGAGGACCTCTTTGTTAGCCGGGTTTGATGTtatttctccttctgtcttgtCTCTGTGGTTACGGCAGCTGACAGCTATTTTATTGGTTCACCAGCGAGTAGTAACTTTGTAAATTGCTAATCTTGAATTTTACGTTATGATAAATTCCTGTATTTTAGCTACAAGGATGGTACTTAATGCAAACTCAGCTGATGTCGGTTTGCTCTTTAGCTGAAGCTGAGCTGAAGCCGTCGTGCCCGAGTCAAGCTAGCCCGAATATAACGGAAACCATATCCGGTCACGCCAAAATAAAAGTCCACAAACACAAgtcaatgtaaaaatgtgttatatATGTGCAAAACATAGCTTTATCTGTGACATACAATTTGTATTCGTtcaattaaaatgatatatatttgtgtggtgttgtgttaTGTTTACTGTATGTTCACAATTATGGAAACGCAATCAAATGTGACACCCACATtgctatttttgttgtttttatgcgTTCAAAACTCTCTATAAATACTAGTGCATCTAGCCTGAATCATATGTTGAATATTTATACTTGGGGTTATGGTTTGCACATCAGGTAACACGTccattaaattttttttaaaatatatatatattactttctTACTTCCGAACTACCGCGTGCTAACACTCTCTAGCTTGACGGACGCATCGGAAATGTTATTAATCCAGATAACGCGAGACTTTAATCATAGTTTGTCGCGATATCGCCACTACTGTAAAGTGTAGATGTCAGTTGCCTTCTTTCTATGTATTGTCattacttttttaatatatatatattgatgataAATGACACATAATGTATATGGGAattcatatactgtacattgccccattaaaaatactttatatttaagatatttatacattgtttatttataaatagCTTTGAGAAAAAGTTTGTGAGTATGATGTGATCTCTCGGTTTTTAAATGCATCGAGAAAGAAAAGGGACCTTTCCTGAACTCGGCTCAACCCCCGCAGCAACTTGCATTGTGTGCGATCGTGAACTTGAAGacaccaaagagagagagaaaaaaataaaaggaaatgtgcGGTAAGCGTTGACCCGGTAACTTTCCTCTTCAAGTCTGTAACTTTCCGCTGTGGCAGAGGCTTTTGTTTATGTCATCCTAAATGAGAGGAGTTGAGTGGTGGCATGTTTGCCTGTCTCTACATGGTATGTGAAGCTCGAATAAAGTAATGACTCCTCGTCTTCTAAAGCTTCTTGTGCTGACTTGATTCCGATACAGAGAAAGACAAACTGGTCACGCGGCAAGCCAACTTTTGCATTTTGTAAAAGTTTAATACAATAA encodes the following:
- the LOC117742470 gene encoding ATP-dependent RNA helicase DDX3X-like isoform X2, whose amino-acid sequence is MSHVAVENVHGLEQQLAVLDLSAADGQGGGANRNAFAAARQGGYTIAPAANYGWDGGRNNFVNGYHDNRMAGGNTFNRGPPRMERGRGGVGGGYRGNRGGVFNPINPAQPMVFGGYENKDAGGWNTAKETYGSFPNNRGKSAFFNDRGNANRGRFEHGGFGGGGGGGGGGGGGGGGGGGGGNSRWVEESREEGDWSKPTPRNERLENELFAGSNTGINFEKYDDIPVEATGQNCPHHIDSFQDVDMGEIVMGNIALSRYTRPTPVQKYAIPIVKSKRDLMACAQTGSGKTAAFLLPILSQIYNDGPGEALNAAKASGQDNGKYGRRKHFPISLVLAPTRELALQIYDEARKFSYRSRVRPCVVYGGADIGQQIRDLERGCHLLVATPGRLVDMMERGKIGLDFCNYLVLDEADRMLDMGFEPQIRRIVEQDTMPHKGIRQTMMFSATFPKEIQILARDFLEEYIFLAVGRVGSTSENITQKVVWVEESDKRSFLLDLLSATVIPSEVQDNTGDNIEKPGKDSLTLVFVETKKGADALEDFLYREGYACTSIHGDRSQRDREEALSQFRSGKCPILVATAVAARGLDISNVKHVINFDLPSDIEEYVHRIGRTGRVGNLGLATSFFNDKNGNITKDLLDILVEAKQEVPSWLESLAYEHQHKSSNRGRSKRFSGGFGARDYRQTAAGGTAGGFGGRGGRNQAAHGGTRGFGGGGFGNFYTTDAYGGNYAHSQVDWRQCVTAHVSELLANQKWGKMT